A region of Mycobacteriales bacterium DNA encodes the following proteins:
- a CDS encoding PaaX family transcriptional regulator C-terminal domain-containing protein, with the protein MNARSALFDLFGDHLRERGGAAPVAALVRLLAPLGVAPPAVRTAISRMVRQGWLTPTRVHGASGYALTPRATRRLDDAAARIYRTRSMDWDGSWHLLSVTLPAGRSARDRLRAGLSFLGYGPLDDTTWLAPRPAGELDGLLAAEGARAERFTAHHDGDSAMLIARAWDLDGLGRSYLRFLDEAATWAGDAETDQAAFVARTRLVHEWRKFLFTDPALPPALLPIDWPGSKAAAYFDAESSRLLPAAARFVDSCLEARE; encoded by the coding sequence GTGAACGCGCGCTCCGCGCTGTTCGACCTGTTCGGCGACCACCTGCGCGAGCGCGGTGGCGCCGCGCCCGTCGCCGCGCTGGTCCGCCTGCTCGCGCCGCTCGGTGTCGCGCCGCCGGCCGTCCGCACCGCGATCTCCCGGATGGTGCGGCAGGGGTGGCTCACGCCGACCCGCGTCCACGGCGCCTCCGGGTACGCGCTCACGCCGCGCGCCACCCGCCGCCTCGACGACGCCGCGGCCCGCATCTACCGCACCCGGTCGATGGACTGGGACGGCTCCTGGCACCTGCTCTCCGTGACGCTCCCCGCCGGCCGCTCGGCGCGCGACCGGCTGCGCGCCGGGCTGTCGTTCCTCGGCTACGGCCCGCTGGACGACACCACCTGGCTCGCGCCGCGACCGGCCGGCGAGCTGGACGGCCTGCTCGCCGCCGAGGGAGCGCGGGCGGAGCGGTTCACCGCGCACCACGACGGCGACTCGGCGATGCTCATCGCCCGCGCCTGGGACCTCGACGGCCTCGGCCGCTCGTACCTGCGGTTCCTGGACGAGGCGGCCACCTGGGCGGGCGACGCCGAGACGGACCAGGCGGCGTTCGTCGCCCGGACCCGGCTCGTGCACGAGTGGCGGAAGTTCCTGTTCACCGACCCCGCCCTGCCCCCGGCGCTGCTGCCGATCGACTGGCCGGGCAGCAAGGCCGCGGCGTACTTCGACGCCGAGTCCTCGCGGCTGCTCCCGGCCGCCGCGCGCTTCGTCGACTCCTGCCTGGAGGCCCGCGAGTGA
- a CDS encoding DUF3117 domain-containing protein produces the protein MAAMKPRTGDGPLEVTKEGRGIVMRVPLEGGGRLVVELSADEATALGDALKGVVTG, from the coding sequence ATGGCGGCGATGAAGCCGCGGACGGGCGACGGTCCGCTGGAGGTCACCAAGGAGGGGCGCGGCATCGTGATGCGCGTTCCGCTGGAAGGTGGCGGCCGGCTGGTCGTCGAGCTCTCGGCGGACGAGGCCACCGCCCTCGGCGACGCGCTGAAGGGCGTCGTGACGGGCTGA